GAAGTCGTATCGATTTCTTCACTTCGGGAAACGGTCATGATTTTATTGTACAAGATAATCTGCTCAATAGTTCTGAGGTGATAAATTGTATCTAAAAAAGGTGTTTTTGTACTTTCCATTTTACTAAACGTTGCTCCGTTTTTAAGCAATTACATTTGTTATAATCTGCTTTTATTTAGCCAATTTAACAAAAAACGTGTCTTAACAAATATATAATTATATTGGTAGTTTCTTAAAATTTTAGGCTCAATTATCTGATTAAATTTCGAACAAAAAAAGATTGCTAAATCGTAAAAATAAGAACTGCAAATCACTAAAATTCGCAGTTCTTTTACTGAATATTGCTTTTTTCGAATTGATACAAATACAGATTGCTATCTAATTCTGTAAACACCAATGCAAAATTTTAGCGATATTCTTTGCATCATCAATTCCTCTGTGATGCGTTCCTTCCAGCGGAATATCCAGCAAATGCAAGGCTCCGTTCATTCCGGTTGGTTTTACTAAACCAAATTTATCTCCAAACGAGGTTTTCACATTAATATGCTCCTCACCCATTGGATAGGGAATCCCGAATGATTTACATTGCTTTCTCAGCATATTGAGATCGTATTGACCGTAACTCGCCCAGGTATATAAATCCGGATTATATTCGTCAACCAATTTCTCGATTGCTTCCTCAAAACTCACTCCGTTTTTATCCAGTAAATCTTGGGTAATCATTGTTAATTCTGTACAAAACGGACTCACAATCGAGCGTTGTGGTTTGATCAAAATACCTTGATTTTGAGTTATCGCACCAGTTTCTGAATCCAGAACTGCCAAACCAATCTCTATAATTTCATTTTCCTGACCTTGCGGGACAGTCGTTTGCCAACATGTGGCTTCTAAATCGATAATAATAATTTTATCTGTAGTTTTCATTTTTTTAATTTTTTAATATTTTACCCACATTGGGTATATTTCTTTTAACACATAGAAACATAGTTTTTGTTTGCTTAAAAAAGGCGTTTCACTTGTTTGAATGCACATAGTTTTCTATGCGAAATAAATGTGTGTTTTTGTCTCCTTTTTTATACTTCAAATCTATGTTTCTAGAAAAGAGCCATAACCTGACGAAGATTTCTTTCGATAGTTTTATAACGTTTCCGCCATTTGAAAATGTTTATGACTTTTTTATCGCTTTCAACAACTGTCGTGGCTTTATTGCTTTTTCCAAGTTGTTTAGCTTCTTCAAGTCTGCATTTTTCGTTAAACTTTTTAAAAGGACGCGGTTCAAAATCAACCATAATTGCTGCCAGATTAATTGCATCAATATTTGTTGGATCTGTTTGGCCTTTAAAGAACGTTTCAATAGGTCTGAACTTATCTTTTTGGTCTTTAAATTTTTTCTTTTTAGCAGGATCAAAATCCATAGAAAATAGATTTTTAAAAACTTTTAGATCATCTTCTGTTGGGTTATTTTCGAAAATCAACCAACAAAAGTCACGTAGTTTTCCACGAGAAGGACTTTGCAAATAATCAAAGTATTCTCTTTCTTTTTCTATCTCATATTTATTTCTGATCGCTTTTTTATATTCTTTTAATGTATTAGTACGCATGATATATTTTCTTTTAGGAATCCTTTTGGAACCTCAGAAAAACTCGGGAATTCTGCGAATCCCTTATCTGCAAAGCTTTAAAAACACTTTTACCTGATCAGAGATATCACTTAAATGATACATAATTCCTTGTACTTAACTTTTGATTCCAGCGTTTAATGAGCCCTAAATCCAAATCCATTTCTTCTACAAAAGCAAACGGATGCTCATTAAACCTAATTATATTGGTCTGATCAAAATGATGATCTGACATAAATAATATTTCTTGATTCATTCTTAATTTTATTTTTAATTAAACCTTCAACATTTACTGCTGATGATTTCTATTTTACGAAGATTTCTTTCAATTGACCAATTACGTTTCCGCTTCCTGAAATTGTGATTTCTCCAATTTTGTCGGCGATTTTTTCTACGTATTCCATCTCTTTCAATTTCCACAACATTTCGTTTTCTTCCATGAGCTTTGCTGTGTTTAGCAAACTTCTTGTTGCGGCAGTTTCTTCTCTTCGCATAATGCTGTTGGCTTGCGCTTTTTTCTCGGCAACCAAAACCTGATTCATGATTTCTTTCATATCTCCTGGCAAAATCACGTCTCGGATTCCAGCATCAGAAATTGTCAAACCTAACTCAGTGATTTTAGTAGTTACTTCTGCCAAAATCGATTCTGCAATAGAGTCTTTTTTCGCCAATAACTCATCCAAAGTCAATCCGCCAACAAAAGCTCTCAAAGCCAATTGCATTGCTACATACAATTGTTTCTCGAAGTCTTTGTTATCAACAAGCGCTTTCATAATATCAATAACCTGGTATCTCACAAAGAAATTGATTCTTAATCCTGCCTTATCTTTTGTCAACAATTCTTGTCCGGAAATCTCTACTTGTTGTTGTCTTGCATCAACAGTTTTAACTTCGATTGTAATGCTATTGTTCCAGAAATAATGCGTTCCCGCTTTTAATTCTTTCACGAAAGTTCCATTCACAAACAACAAAGCTTTGTCGTTGCTCGAGACAATGAATTTTCGAACATAGTATTTCAACTGATTGTGTTTTAACAAATTCGCCGAGATATTCTCTGTGATTTCAATCTTAGAAAGATCTACTCTGGTAAATTCATTTTTCACAATTCCTTTCCAGAACGCATATCTTCCTGCGGCCAAAGTCCCTTTAAAGTTCCCGTTCACGAATTGCAAAACAATCTCATTATCAGCAACCGCAACAACTTCTAACATTGAAGCCAAAATTTCGTTTTCCAACAAAATATTCAACTCAAATGGCGCAATGAAATTCGCATTCATATCGTAAATCATTACATTCTTGTTTCCAAAAATCCAATGTAAACCTTGCTCAATTACGTTAACTAATTTTCTATTTTCGAACACCAAACCCACTTGGTACGCCTCGATTTTTACTTTTTTTATCATCTTATATTTTTGTTTCAAGTTTTTTGGTTTCATGTTTCATGTTTTGTAACCGTAAAAACTTAGTTCTATTTTCTCAAATTTTTGTTTCAAGTTTTTCTGGTTTCAAGTTTCAAGTTTCGTAACCGTCAAAACTTAGTTCTATTTTCTATTCTCTATATTCTATCCACAACAATCTTGCTTCTAAAATCTTGCATCTATCTTATCTAAAAAAATAAAAAAACATCAATGTCTCTCTCCTCTGAGAAAACGGATGAATAGTTGGTGTTTTGTATATTCTAAATGTTTTGCAATTCTATTTTGTGACAGCGATTCTAAATTCTAAAAAAACCGCTAAAACAATCAAACCGAAAAGAAAAAGAGTATTTCAAAATACGTTTCTGTTCGCACTGGTTTTATCTTGAGTGTGAAACTTTTGGATCCTCAAATCCAGGTTTCACTGACAAAGACAAATCAGTTTTTTTTCAATGGTCATCTTTTTAAGAGTGATGGTCTCTAAACACAGATTTTCAGTCTGTAGTTGACTTACCGTTTGTCTAACCGAACTTAATCGGTGCAGGACTCGAACCTGCAGAAATTTCTATTACTCTAACCGATTGAGTTACCGCATTGCTGCGAATGGGACTCGAACCCACAACACATAGATTGTGATCGTTTTTTGGAAAACAACCTAAAACCTCCAAATCAAGTTGCATAGAAAAACATAATACGCTTTCGCGAAAAGTTCCCTACAATGGTGCTATACAGAAACACGCAACAAGACTTGTTTGATATTGTAAATCAAAGTTTCCTTTGATGTATTTCATTTTTTAAAAGAACGTTTTTTATTTCCTGAGCAAATATTCAAATTACACTGCGCAATGATTTTGCGCAGTGCAAAAAATTTATTTAATCCATTCAATTACCGTTGATAAATAGACTTGTCGAACGTCTTCAAATCGGGTTATATTTGGGATATGATTTACTTCTAATAAATATTTAGAACCGTCTTTTGCAACGATATAATCATTACCAATCATATCCATATTCAAAGTGTTTTTAATGTGCAAAGTATCAGCAAGTAACTCAGGATCAACCTCCATAAATCCGGCATTATCCGGGTGAATTGATTTTAGCCACGAATCACCTTCGAGTTTTATCTGCCAATAAACTTCACCAATTATCATAATCCTAACAGCTTCACCTTCATAATAAGGTTCTGTTGTTGCGGTAAATTCGCTTTCCCATTCTCCTGTAAAACGATGTTTATTTTCGCCACAATGCCAGTTTCCCCATTTAGCAACAGTATCATTGCCAACATTTACAGAAGCGCCTGCGCTAATAAATCCTCGTGGCGCACTAAATCTCGAATGAGCTAAAGCTTTTACCAAACACGGAATCTTAAAGCGACAATCCAACATCGCAGCAGCGTTAGGATAACAAGCACCTCGCCAGATTGCTAAACCAGAAATAAAGTCGAAATCATTGTCGTAAATTCCATAATAAACCACTTTGTCTACCGGCAACATTCCTATTCCGTTTGATTTTTCCATATAAAGAACTTCATCTTTAACAACAATTTTTGGAATTGATTGATGCCAAATAATATGTCCAGAATAATTGGCTTTTATAATATCATATTCTTCTTGTTCTATTCCTACAAGAGCAATTCGGTTGTAATCTTGTTTCATAATCATTGTTATTAAATTTTTATTTTTTTTATCACAAAGGCACTAACTTTTTTCTTTGCGCCTTTGGTCAATCTCTCGCAAAGACGCTAAGTTGCAAAGTTTTTAACCTCTGTGCCTTTATATCTCTGCATCTTTGTGCCTTTGCAGCACCACTTTTTAAACTTTTTCCAATTCCAGCCGTTTAATTCCGAAATCAGATTTTCTTAACTTACACATTCTGTCATCTGCGATATGATGAAAAACAATTCCTTCGATATCATTTTCCGACAAGAATTTTTCTAGATCCTCAAACCCAAGGTTTACAAAATCAAGCACTTCGCTTCCGTGTTTAATTAAAGTATGTTTCTCTAATTTCTCAGGATTTCCCTGTACTTTTGGTCCGCATAATTCGTAAGTTCCATCTTCTTTAATTTCTAAAGAATCAAATCCTTCGAAGAAAAATTTATCTTCAGATTTCATGCGATCACATTTTATCCAATGCGGGTGATGTCCTGAAATCAAATCTGCTTCCTGACACGGAATTGCTCCTAACGGAATTGCGCGTCCTTTTTTGGCATCAAATCTTTTGAACAATTCACCACCAATAATAGCAACAGATGTTCCGTCAAATTTTCTTGTTGCAATGGCATCACCATTAATTACCCAAGCATTTTCGGCATTTATCTTATTTATTACTCTAGCCAAGTTCTTTGGATCTTTAGCGAATAGTGTACTTATCTTTTTCATCTTTTATTTTTTTTAGCTTGCACATTATTTTGTGCAACATTTTAGTTCAGGAAAAGAGATTCGAACTCTCAAAATACCGATTCTAAATCAGTCGCGTCTACCAATTCCGCCATTCCAGCATTTTTTTTAAAGGTTCTGAGGTACTGAGATTCTAAGTTGCTAAGTTTTTTTTCTTAGCGCACTTGGTCAATCTCTCGCAAAGACGCTAAGTCGCAAAGTTTTTAACCTTTGAACCTCTGCACCTTTGTACCTTTACAAAACCTTGTCTGAGAAGTAGGATTCGAACCTACGACCTCCCGCATCCAAAGCGGGTAAACAACCACCGTTATCTTCTCAGTTTTTTTTTTTAAGGTTCTTAGGTACTAAGTTTCTAAGGCGCTAAGCTTTTTTTCTTTTTAACCTTAGTACCTCAGTAACTCAGTACCTTTTTAAAACCTCAGAACCTTAGTACCTCAGTACCTCAGAACCTTAACATATTCCTTCTAGAGAATTTGTTATTCCGGAAGGACTCGAACCTTCATACGATTAACCTCTGTATATCGATCTACCTGTTGAATTACGGAATCATTAATTTTTGGGCATAAAAAAAACACCCGATTAAAGGTGCTTCATGAGATCTAATAAGATATGCGTATCCTATTGCCTGTATTCATGCACCTGTATTGCTATACGTCCAAGTTCTGAGCTCGGGTATAGGGATTGTACGTTATATATTTTTTTACTGAAATCCATTTTGTGTATTGTATTATAAATTGAAATCGTTGTTATTATTTTAAATCCGTGTTACAGATTTTCTTCGGCAAAGATAAAGTCGAAAAAATCAATTATCCAAATCTTTTTTGAAATTATTTTACTGATAATCAAATAGTTAACTATAAAATAAAGCGATAGAAATCCCTGTCCGCCAACTGAAGCAGATCTCCTTTTGTATCAAATGACTGTCCCTCAACAGATTACTTTTCAAGATTATATTTCGCTATTTAGTTTAATCATTAAACATTTGGTCGATTATTTTTTTAATTATTTTTAGTTAATGGTTATTTTTTATCTTTTTATTGTCACATTGAGCGAAGTCGAAGTGTCAAGCTGAGCATTTTTATTGTCACACTGAGCGAAGTCGAAGTGTCTAAAACAAAAAAAGCGCCCCAATTAGGACGCTTTTATATATTTATGCTGAGTTCGAAACTACAATTTACTCTTCTATTCCATAAAATACATATTACGCCCTGAATCTTTAGCCGGAAAATCTTCCGCTAAACGATTGCTATTTTTTATTGCTGACAGGTTCATATGTATTCTTTTATTTTTATTTCGAGAGCAAATGTAGTTTATTTTTTTAATTAATATAACTTTTCTTGCTTCATTTGTTAAAAAATAGTTAAAAGACGTGTAATGCTGTGGCGAATAAATCTCTCGCAAGCTTTTTTTGCCATTAAATAAAAAGACGATTTACAATGTTATGGCGAATAAATTTCTCGCAAAGACGCTAAGTCGCAAGGTTTTTTTCATTTCTATTTCTATAACAACATTTCCGTCTAGTTTGTCATTTCGACGGAGGAGAAATCTCCAAGAGAAGCTCGACAAAGATTAGATTCTCGTTGCGTCCCGAAGCTTCGGGATTGGGAAGATTTCTCCTCCGTCGAAATGACAAATATTGGGGTTAATTTAATTTTATAAAGACATCAAACAACTTTACTCATACTTCTTTAGAACATAAAATATTTTGAGTTTGAATAAAAGTTTTAACTATTTTTATCTCACTTAAATCTACATATGAAAGAATTTATCGATAGCATTAATTGGTCTGAAATTTGGGAAATAACAAAAGAATATGTTTTACCCAATATTGGTTGGTTTATTTTCTGGATCGTTTTATTTGTAATTATTGGACTTATTCTCGGAATCGTTTTCAATGTATTCTTGTACCGAAAAAACATTTTCTTTCGTGACAGAAAATATTACAATTGGTTTGCCAAGCTTTGGATTCCGTATTTTATGATTGTTTTTCTGTATTTTTCTTCTATGATTGGGCTTTTTTACGGCGTACATTCTGTTTTGCGATCTGAGAATAAAAGCATAACCTCCAATATTTATTCCAGGACTATTGGTACGACATTTTCGTCTGAAAAAGAGAAAAAAGAGTTCTTGAATTCGCTTCAAACGTTATCCAAATCGTCTGAAGATGTGAGTAAATCTATGACTCAGGCATTGGCGATTTACATCAAACAAAATAATAGCGGCTACGCTTCTGTAGATAATTTTAAGAATTCGTCGACTTCGTATTTGCTTAAAAAATATGAATCCGAAGTTTACAGCGCGTGCGTATATGGTTTTATGAAAGTTGTGGACGACAAAGCCAACATGAAAAACGTAAAAGATATTGATTACACACAATTCAAATCGCTTTTGCAGAAATTAGATCAAATCGAACCTCAACGAATCGAAAATTCGATACAATCTGAAATGGGACGCAAATTGCAAGCTATTTTAGATTATATTTTTAAAGAAATCCTGAAACATGAATTGTTCTTTTTCTTCTTGTTTTTGCTGATTCCGTTTGTTGAATATTTTATTTATTTGAAGTTTATAAAAACTAAAGAATCTGATATAAACAGACCAAAACCTGTTGAAAATGTAATTAAATATTAATCATTTAACGTTCTTTCTTTGCTTTTGATTTGCTTGCCTGGCTCAAACGTTGCGCTTGTGCTCTTGCTTTTTCTAAAGTAACCGGAGATTGTTTGGATAATATCTCCATACCGATTTTTGCTCTTTCCTGAAACGATATTTTGTAATTCATTTTTTATGAAGTTTATAATGCAAACATAAAGTTTTAAAGTTAAATAAAGTAAGAAAAAGCGTATTTTTACTAAATCTAAAAAACACCCAAAACGGTATTTTATCGAATCAATCTTGTTTTTTACCGATCAGTATTTTTTAAAAGAATTTTAAATACCTTTGAATTATGAGCACAGCAACTAAACCAAAACACATTGGCAGAAATATTAGCCGAATCAGAGAACTTCGTGGTATGAAACAAGAAGCACTTGCGCAGGCAATTGGCTCAAACCAACAAGCTATCTCCGGAATTGAAGGAAGCGAAGAAGTTGATTCTAAAAAACTTGCCGAAATTGCAAAAGCACTTGGCGTTACAGTTGAAGCACTTGAAAACTTCACAGAAGAATCTGTGTTTAATTTCTTTAATAGCTTTTACGACAATAGTTCTAATACTGGTGCTCAAGGAAATACTCATAACAATCATTGTACTTTCAATCCTCTTGATAAAGTTGTCGAGCTTTACGAACGTTTGGTTCAATCTGAAAAAGAAAAGGTTGAATATTTAGAAAAATTGTTGAAAGAGAAATAATATTCTTTTTCTTTATATAATAGAAAAGCGCAAATTTTTATGATTTGCGCTTTTTTTTGTTTTTCCTAAAAAAATAGTTGAGATGACTATTTTAGATTCTTTTCAAATAGAATTAGAGGATTATTTCTCATGTCATATATTGTTAAGAATCGATAATTTATATCTTTTATAAAACTTAATGGGATTGTTTCTTTAGTTAGAAAAACATATTCTATAGAGAAATTAGAGTAATCAACATTATTTTTAAGTGCCTTTAAAGAATTTTTATTTTCATTGAGCCATTTCTCTCTCTTTTCAACTTTTTGAATCCAGCCTTTATCACTTTTTTTTAGAAAATTTTTTATTTCTCTATTCATTTCGTAAGCTGTCCTAGCAAAATTAGTATTCTTACTTTCAACACAAATAATTTTATTTAAAATATTGTCAACTAATAAAATATCAAAATCTCCCAAGTCTTTATCATTAACCAAAATATGTGATTTCTGTGGACCTATAGTAATTTCCTTTTCTATAATTAAACAATCTAATTTTGATTTAATAAGATCATATAATTCATTATTAAACTCATCTCCTTTCTCTTGATTTATTTTTGACAAAAATGAATTCATCTTTGGCTTATCTGAATTAAATCTCGCAGAAAATATAATATTATGGAGGTTTACAAAGGAATCATACACCTCTCTTGAACCATAAAAAATTTTGTCATCTTTTCCATCATTTTTAAGAATAAATGGTTTTTGTAAAAGTGATATCTTTCTATTGTATCTCCAAGGATAATTTTCATTGTTTTTTGAATCAAAATAATCAATGTGATCATCACGGTTTACAGTTATCGAAAATATGTTAATAATTTTATTAACTTCAACGATTTCCATATCTAGCTTTTTACTTAAAATTGAAGCAATTTTCTCTCTATTATCAAATATAACAGAGTACTTTTCTTCAAATGCCAAAAGCATACTTCCAAAAATAACATCACAATAATTATTATAATCTATTCCAAATTCATCTTCAAATGCAATTTCAAATTCATCTTTACTATTAATATCATTTATTGAATTAATATTATTTTCTGGTAGTTTAAAATGGTCATTCATAAAGACGCTGGAATAATCTACAATATCTTCCTTAAATTTTTCATTATAAAACGCCGCAATATGGTTATTTCTAAAATCTTTATTAGTACCAAGCCTACCTGA
This genomic window from Flavobacterium sp. 9 contains:
- a CDS encoding slipin family protein, coding for MKPKNLKQKYKMIKKVKIEAYQVGLVFENRKLVNVIEQGLHWIFGNKNVMIYDMNANFIAPFELNILLENEILASMLEVVAVADNEIVLQFVNGNFKGTLAAGRYAFWKGIVKNEFTRVDLSKIEITENISANLLKHNQLKYYVRKFIVSSNDKALLFVNGTFVKELKAGTHYFWNNSITIEVKTVDARQQQVEISGQELLTKDKAGLRINFFVRYQVIDIMKALVDNKDFEKQLYVAMQLALRAFVGGLTLDELLAKKDSIAESILAEVTTKITELGLTISDAGIRDVILPGDMKEIMNQVLVAEKKAQANSIMRREETAATRSLLNTAKLMEENEMLWKLKEMEYVEKIADKIGEITISGSGNVIGQLKEIFVK
- a CDS encoding 3'-5' exonuclease gives rise to the protein MKTTDKIIIIDLEATCWQTTVPQGQENEIIEIGLAVLDSETGAITQNQGILIKPQRSIVSPFCTELTMITQDLLDKNGVSFEEAIEKLVDEYNPDLYTWASYGQYDLNMLRKQCKSFGIPYPMGEEHINVKTSFGDKFGLVKPTGMNGALHLLDIPLEGTHHRGIDDAKNIAKILHWCLQN
- a CDS encoding helix-turn-helix domain-containing protein; the protein is MSTATKPKHIGRNISRIRELRGMKQEALAQAIGSNQQAISGIEGSEEVDSKKLAEIAKALGVTVEALENFTEESVFNFFNSFYDNSSNTGAQGNTHNNHCTFNPLDKVVELYERLVQSEKEKVEYLEKLLKEK